Proteins from a genomic interval of Diaminobutyricimonas aerilata:
- a CDS encoding ABC transporter permease, with the protein MPSKNSTRLPHYVAPFEDDTLGAVDTVRAEGKPSNLWLDAWRDARRRPLFYVSGVLILLITFVALFPWLFTAEPPNNNCLLENSNGAPEAGHPLGYTKQGCDVFSRIVHGTSTSLTVGVLVILMTSIVGVIVGALAGFYGGWLDSVLSRVGDIFFAIPYILAAVVIMSVFSAYRSVPVIALAIGAFAWPSTARVLRSEVLRVKHSDYVMAATAIGISRFKILVKHVLPNSITPVVVITTIALAGAITAEATLSYLGVGLPNSFMSWGNDISQAQADLRTSPQTLIYPSIALTITVLSFIMMGEVVREALDPKARAQR; encoded by the coding sequence ATGCCAAGTAAGAATTCGACCCGCCTGCCGCACTACGTGGCCCCCTTCGAGGACGACACGCTCGGCGCCGTCGACACCGTGCGCGCCGAGGGCAAGCCGAGCAACCTCTGGCTCGACGCCTGGCGCGACGCCCGCCGCCGCCCGCTGTTCTACGTCTCCGGCGTGCTCATCCTGCTCATCACGTTCGTCGCGCTGTTCCCGTGGCTGTTCACCGCGGAGCCGCCGAACAACAACTGTCTGCTCGAGAACAGCAACGGCGCTCCGGAGGCGGGACACCCGCTCGGGTACACGAAGCAGGGCTGCGATGTGTTCTCGCGCATCGTGCACGGCACCTCGACGTCGCTCACCGTGGGCGTGCTGGTCATCCTGATGACCTCGATCGTGGGCGTCATCGTCGGCGCGCTCGCCGGTTTCTACGGCGGCTGGCTCGACAGCGTGCTCTCGCGCGTCGGCGACATCTTCTTCGCGATCCCCTACATCCTCGCGGCCGTCGTCATCATGAGCGTCTTCTCCGCCTACCGCAGCGTGCCCGTCATCGCCTTGGCGATCGGGGCGTTCGCCTGGCCGTCGACAGCGCGAGTGTTGAGGTCGGAGGTGTTGCGGGTCAAGCACTCGGACTACGTCATGGCGGCGACCGCCATCGGCATCTCGCGCTTCAAGATCCTCGTGAAGCACGTGCTGCCGAACTCGATCACCCCGGTCGTCGTCATCACGACGATCGCGCTCGCGGGTGCCATCACCGCGGAGGCGACGCTGTCGTACCTCGGCGTCGGGCTTCCCAACAGCTTCATGTCCTGGGGCAACGACATCTCGCAGGCGCAGGCCGACCTGCGCACGTCGCCGCAGACGCTCATCTACCCGTCGATCGCGCTGACGATCACGGTGCTGAGCTTCATCATGATGGGCGAGGTCGTGCGCGAGGCGCTCGACCCGAAGGCGAGGGCACAGCGTTGA